From a single Chlamydia ibidis 10-1398/6 genomic region:
- a CDS encoding DUF2764 family protein, producing the protein MTQYYFLSSFFPNQLPEAPPLYSFEALDSLLLLNLSKRDFAHYVILKRFFDLENFAFFWADKPIPYSFGTVTQDRVAGMVYLQQWSDECEFEDFFKDFLLEHKSSKERLEHFSALMSCFLSHYQNSSLEFLREYFTFKKNLRVVLAGFRSRVMQLDVSYVLRDEDSSDPVVLQVLMQKDAPNYELPDGFSDLSSVLEDYGHLPHTLHRTLSLYEFHKMEEMYRNWYFDANAVLGRVATYLFAIRNSMVNLEAGKQKINSMEKAIAW; encoded by the coding sequence TTATCATCGTTTTTTCCTAATCAACTTCCTGAGGCTCCTCCTCTATATTCTTTTGAGGCTCTCGATTCTCTGCTCCTTTTGAATCTTTCAAAAAGAGATTTCGCTCACTATGTCATTTTAAAGCGTTTTTTTGATTTGGAGAACTTTGCTTTCTTTTGGGCAGATAAGCCAATCCCTTACTCTTTTGGTACGGTAACTCAGGATCGTGTGGCGGGTATGGTTTATTTGCAACAATGGTCTGATGAGTGTGAGTTTGAAGATTTTTTTAAGGATTTTCTTTTAGAGCATAAGAGTTCTAAGGAACGACTAGAGCATTTTTCTGCTTTAATGAGTTGTTTTTTATCTCATTATCAAAATAGTTCCTTAGAATTTCTTAGAGAGTATTTCACATTTAAGAAGAATCTTAGAGTCGTTTTAGCAGGATTTAGGTCTCGTGTAATGCAGCTAGATGTTTCTTACGTGTTGAGGGATGAGGATAGTTCTGATCCTGTAGTCTTACAGGTTTTGATGCAGAAAGATGCTCCTAATTACGAGCTTCCGGATGGCTTTTCAGATTTAAGTAGCGTATTGGAAGATTATGGTCATCTTCCTCACACATTACATCGAACTCTTTCATTGTATGAATTTCACAAAATGGAAGAGATGTACCGTAATTGGTATTTTGATGCTAATGCTGTTCTAGGTAGAGTAGCTACTTATCTGTTTGCTATACGCAATAGCATGGTAAATTTAGAGGCAGGAAAACAAAAAATTAATTCTATGGAAAAGGCAATCGCATGGTAA